One segment of Tamlana crocina DNA contains the following:
- a CDS encoding phage tail sheath C-terminal domain-containing protein → MAKFYKSPGVYIQNVGRFPSSIAQVETAVPGVVGSTQLLNGVSAFQPQRISSLSEYQHYFGTAVPQAFNVKIKVEKQSSNISNVDVTWADGNPTNAADLVPRNPMYYAMQLFFANGGGNCYVVSTGIQNDEGDVNKADIKKAVEALETVSEVTLIVSPDASKLSPTNYQSYFSDPVLKQCLKRRDRFGVFDVVGADTETSAAADILNFRMHTSNIKEEVKFGAAYFPYLKTNINILIEDAKITIAEHQEINDGGTPVDGILKGKHLDHAIFDDHILAYRSVKKYLEAFYAVMPPSAAIVGLYAQVDRTRGVWKAPASLSLSHVLGPAFSINSQMNDNLNVDAYSGKSINAIRQFPGKGTLVWGARTLAGNDNEWRYISVRRFFNMVEESVKKGTKYLVFEPNDANTWAKIKVLIENFLTQQWRSGALVGSKPEHAFFVKVGLGETMTASDILNQNMNVEIGMAVVRPAEFVVLKFMHKMLKN, encoded by the coding sequence ATGGCTAAATTTTACAAATCTCCAGGGGTTTATATCCAGAATGTTGGCCGATTTCCGTCGTCCATCGCTCAGGTAGAAACGGCCGTTCCGGGGGTTGTCGGTAGTACCCAGCTGCTAAATGGTGTTAGTGCATTTCAACCCCAAAGAATTTCATCCCTTTCTGAATATCAGCATTATTTTGGAACCGCCGTGCCACAGGCTTTCAATGTTAAGATTAAGGTTGAAAAACAAAGCAGTAATATTTCAAATGTTGATGTTACTTGGGCTGACGGAAATCCAACAAATGCAGCCGATTTAGTCCCAAGAAATCCTATGTATTATGCCATGCAATTGTTTTTTGCCAATGGCGGAGGTAATTGTTATGTGGTGTCGACGGGGATTCAAAATGATGAAGGCGACGTTAATAAAGCGGACATAAAAAAGGCTGTTGAAGCTTTGGAAACTGTAAGCGAAGTGACTTTGATTGTAAGTCCGGATGCTTCAAAATTAAGTCCAACGAATTATCAATCCTATTTTTCTGACCCCGTTCTCAAACAATGCTTGAAACGGCGTGATCGGTTTGGCGTTTTTGATGTGGTTGGGGCAGATACCGAAACATCGGCAGCAGCTGATATTCTTAATTTTCGAATGCATACCAGTAACATAAAAGAAGAAGTGAAGTTTGGTGCAGCATATTTTCCGTACCTAAAAACCAATATTAATATTTTAATCGAAGATGCTAAAATTACCATAGCGGAACACCAAGAAATTAATGATGGAGGCACACCCGTTGATGGTATTTTAAAAGGAAAGCATTTAGACCATGCGATTTTTGATGACCATATTTTGGCTTACAGGTCGGTAAAAAAATATTTGGAAGCGTTTTATGCGGTGATGCCACCATCTGCAGCTATTGTTGGGCTTTATGCTCAAGTGGACCGTACACGCGGAGTTTGGAAAGCGCCTGCCAGCTTGAGTTTAAGCCATGTGTTAGGGCCTGCGTTTTCAATCAACAGTCAAATGAACGATAATTTGAATGTTGATGCATATAGCGGAAAATCAATCAATGCCATTAGGCAATTTCCGGGGAAGGGTACACTAGTTTGGGGTGCCCGTACTTTGGCAGGAAACGATAACGAATGGCGTTATATTTCAGTGAGACGGTTTTTCAATATGGTTGAAGAATCGGTAAAAAAGGGGACGAAATATCTCGTGTTTGAGCCGAACGATGCCAATACATGGGCAAAAATTAAAGTCTTAATCGAAAACTTTTTAACCCAGCAATGGCGTTCGGGAGCTTTGGTGGGCTCTAAACCCGAGCATGCCTTTTTTGTTAAGGTGGGTTTGGGGGAGACCATGACAGCCAGCGATATTTTAAATCAAAATATGAATGTTGAAATAGGCATGGCTGTGGTAAGACCTGCTGAGTTTGTTGTATTGAAGTTTATGCACAAGATGCTTAAAAATTAA
- a CDS encoding bifunctional oligoribonuclease/PAP phosphatase NrnA, producing MEKHDITGVKALLSTKKKIVIVPHKNPDGDAIGSSLGLCHYLLKGDHKVHVVVPNEFPSFLKWIPGSDDILKYDSQSRFCDALINDADVIFTLDFNAFHRTGDMEPVLANSQAIKIMIDHHQSPDDYAQFTYSDVSMSSTCEMVFNFIDRLGDASLIDKDIATCLYTGIMTDTGSFRFASTTSTTHRVIAELIEKGAKNADIHNSIYDSNSYEKLQLLGRALSNLKVIPESRTAYITLSQDELNQFNYKKGDTEGVVNHGLSLDGVVLAAIFIEDKQEGIVKISLRSKGNFSVNDMSRAHFNGGGHINAAGGRSELSLNETVEKFISILPSYNKALNDE from the coding sequence ATGGAAAAACATGATATCACAGGCGTTAAAGCATTATTGAGCACCAAAAAAAAGATTGTAATCGTTCCCCATAAAAACCCCGATGGCGACGCTATTGGCTCGTCACTTGGGCTTTGCCATTACCTTTTAAAAGGCGACCACAAAGTACATGTAGTGGTACCCAACGAATTTCCTTCGTTTTTAAAATGGATTCCGGGCAGCGATGACATACTGAAATACGATTCGCAATCGCGATTTTGTGATGCCCTAATCAACGATGCCGATGTGATTTTCACTCTAGATTTTAATGCGTTCCACAGAACAGGCGATATGGAACCGGTTTTGGCCAACAGCCAGGCCATCAAAATTATGATTGACCACCATCAATCGCCCGACGATTATGCTCAGTTTACTTACAGCGATGTGAGCATGAGTTCCACCTGCGAAATGGTCTTTAATTTTATTGACAGGCTTGGTGATGCGAGCTTAATCGACAAAGACATTGCCACTTGTTTATATACAGGCATTATGACCGACACGGGGTCGTTCCGTTTTGCGTCGACCACCAGCACCACCCACCGCGTTATCGCAGAATTGATTGAAAAAGGTGCCAAGAATGCCGATATACACAACAGCATATACGACAGCAATAGCTACGAAAAGCTTCAATTATTGGGGCGGGCACTGAGCAATTTAAAAGTCATCCCCGAATCGCGAACGGCCTACATCACACTTTCGCAAGACGAACTCAACCAGTTCAATTATAAAAAAGGTGATACCGAAGGCGTGGTTAATCACGGGCTGTCTTTGGATGGTGTTGTTTTGGCCGCCATTTTTATTGAAGACAAACAGGAAGGTATCGTTAAAATATCGTTGCGCTCTAAAGGAAATTTCTCAGTAAACGACATGTCGAGAGCCCATTTTAACGGTGGCGGACACATCAATGCAGCAGGCGGCAGAAGCGAACTATCTTTAAACGAAACCGTTGAAAAATTTATTAGTATATTGCCTAGTTATAATAAAGCCCTAAACGATGAGTAA
- a CDS encoding DUF721 domain-containing protein, with amino-acid sequence MAKRNNEHLKISDALKEFIQTNKLEKGLDKVNVADAWTKLMGNGVNNYTTSVQLERETLYVQLSSSVLREELSYGKQKIITMLNEELGKEIIKKLVLR; translated from the coding sequence ATGGCCAAACGCAATAACGAACACTTAAAAATTAGCGACGCCTTAAAGGAATTTATCCAAACCAATAAACTTGAAAAAGGCTTGGACAAGGTTAATGTGGCTGATGCCTGGACCAAACTTATGGGCAATGGCGTTAATAATTATACCACTTCGGTACAATTGGAACGTGAAACCCTTTACGTACAACTGAGTTCGAGCGTGTTACGCGAAGAATTAAGCTATGGCAAACAAAAAATTATTACCATGCTGAATGAGGAGTTGGGCAAGGAAATTATTAAAAAACTGGTTTTAAGATAA
- a CDS encoding nucleoside-diphosphate kinase has translation MATNRTFTMLKPDAVEKGHIGAILEKISASGFKIVAMKLTQMTKADAEEFYGIHKERPFFGELVEYMTRGPIVAAILEKDNAVEDFRTLIGATNPADAAEGTIRKLYADSISENAVHGSDSDENAAIEGAFHFSGRDTF, from the coding sequence ATGGCAACAAATAGAACATTTACCATGCTTAAGCCCGATGCGGTTGAAAAAGGACACATTGGTGCGATATTAGAAAAAATTTCGGCTTCTGGATTTAAAATCGTAGCCATGAAATTAACCCAAATGACCAAAGCTGATGCCGAGGAGTTCTACGGAATCCACAAAGAGCGTCCGTTTTTTGGAGAGTTGGTAGAGTACATGACGCGTGGCCCTATTGTAGCGGCCATTTTGGAGAAAGACAATGCAGTTGAAGATTTTAGAACCTTAATTGGCGCCACAAACCCTGCTGATGCTGCCGAAGGTACTATTAGAAAATTGTACGCTGATTCTATTAGCGAAAACGCAGTACACGGTAGCGATAGCGATGAAAACGCTGCTATTGAAGGTGCCTTTCACTTTTCTGGTCGCGATACCTTCTAA
- the lgt gene encoding prolipoprotein diacylglyceryl transferase, with amino-acid sequence MQLLKFDWNPITGIDIAGNFKLHFYSLMWVVAFILGWYIMKRIFTKEKVSLDYLDPLFIYTVLATMLGARLGHVLFYQSELISEDFFSIFLPFKFKGGFEFTGFQGLASHGAAIGIIIGMYLYRRKYKYKSLLWILDRVVISVASGAIFIRIGNFINSEIIGKESGDFPLGVRFIQDYYNKYEAMRIAGTKNVQKAYDAIAANPELLEQVPYRHPAQLYESFCYIFVFLILWYFYSKTEKKNRTGFLFGLFLILLWTIRFFVEFTKEPQGEEYINWFGLNTGQWLSIPFILIGLYFMFVYKPKTEVQ; translated from the coding sequence ATGCAACTCTTAAAATTCGATTGGAATCCCATAACAGGCATTGATATTGCCGGTAATTTCAAACTCCATTTTTACAGCCTTATGTGGGTGGTGGCCTTTATTTTAGGGTGGTACATCATGAAACGCATTTTCACCAAAGAAAAAGTGTCGCTGGATTATTTAGACCCGCTTTTTATTTACACCGTTTTGGCCACCATGCTCGGAGCACGTTTGGGCCATGTGTTGTTTTACCAATCGGAATTAATTTCAGAAGATTTTTTCAGCATCTTTTTACCATTCAAATTTAAAGGTGGTTTTGAATTTACCGGATTTCAAGGACTTGCCAGCCACGGTGCGGCCATCGGCATCATCATTGGCATGTATCTGTATCGCAGAAAATACAAGTACAAATCGTTGCTTTGGATTTTAGACCGCGTGGTGATTTCGGTAGCATCGGGTGCTATTTTTATCCGTATCGGAAATTTTATCAATTCTGAAATCATCGGTAAAGAATCGGGCGACTTCCCCTTGGGTGTGCGCTTCATTCAAGATTATTATAATAAATATGAAGCCATGCGCATTGCGGGCACCAAAAACGTGCAAAAAGCCTATGATGCTATCGCAGCCAACCCCGAACTTTTGGAACAAGTACCGTACCGTCACCCTGCTCAGCTTTACGAATCGTTTTGCTATATTTTCGTGTTTTTAATTTTGTGGTATTTCTACTCGAAAACCGAAAAAAAGAACCGCACCGGCTTTTTGTTCGGTCTGTTTTTAATCCTGCTATGGACCATTCGCTTTTTTGTGGAGTTTACCAAAGAACCGCAAGGCGAAGAATACATCAATTGGTTTGGTTTAAACACTGGGCAATGGCTTAGTATTCCGTTTATATTAATCGGATTGTACTTTATGTTTGTTTACAAACCCAAAACCGAAGTACAATAA
- the ribH gene encoding 6,7-dimethyl-8-ribityllumazine synthase, which yields MATANKNLSEYDKNTIPNAKGFRFGIVVSEWNDTITEGLFEGAYQALVENGVEDEDIIRWDVPGSFELIYGSKKMQEQFVDAVIAIGSVIQGETKHFDFVCEGVTQGIKDLNVLHDVPVIFCVLTDNNIQQSIERSGGKHGNKGTEAAIAAIKMAELRKNS from the coding sequence ATGGCTACGGCAAATAAAAATTTATCAGAATACGATAAAAACACAATCCCAAATGCGAAAGGTTTTCGGTTTGGGATTGTTGTTTCAGAATGGAACGATACCATTACTGAAGGTCTTTTTGAAGGCGCTTACCAGGCTTTGGTTGAGAATGGTGTGGAGGATGAGGACATTATCCGTTGGGATGTGCCGGGTAGTTTCGAGCTTATTTACGGGAGTAAAAAAATGCAGGAGCAGTTTGTTGATGCCGTTATTGCCATTGGTAGCGTAATTCAAGGAGAAACCAAACATTTCGATTTTGTGTGCGAAGGCGTTACCCAGGGGATAAAAGATTTGAATGTGCTTCACGATGTGCCCGTTATTTTTTGTGTACTTACCGATAACAACATTCAGCAATCCATAGAGCGCTCTGGAGGAAAACACGGCAACAAAGGCACCGAAGCTGCTATTGCTGCTATTAAAATGGCCGAACTACGGAAGAATAGTTAA
- the gldI gene encoding gliding motility-associated peptidyl-prolyl isomerase GldI, with translation MSKLIKIAFVLLLIGCKTPEARRPISVKTGSFIDVSVERNKKLNAKEQASIEKLLKQKQLDYLASESGFWYYYNNKVENDTLKTPDFGDIVNFNYDVKSLNGSVIYSAEDLKTQTYAMDKEQLFTGLREGLKLMKTGETVTFLFPSQKAYGYYGDENRIGSNTPLICEVTVNSITPNETN, from the coding sequence ATGAGTAAACTCATAAAAATCGCTTTTGTTTTATTGCTTATTGGCTGTAAAACCCCAGAAGCCCGCCGACCCATTTCGGTAAAAACAGGCTCGTTTATTGATGTTTCGGTGGAACGGAACAAAAAGCTGAACGCCAAAGAACAAGCCTCCATAGAAAAGCTCTTGAAACAAAAACAATTGGATTACCTCGCTTCCGAAAGCGGTTTTTGGTACTACTACAACAATAAAGTTGAAAACGACACTTTAAAAACACCCGATTTTGGCGATATCGTTAACTTCAATTATGATGTAAAATCGCTTAACGGTTCCGTGATTTATTCAGCTGAAGATTTAAAAACACAAACTTACGCCATGGATAAAGAACAATTGTTCACAGGGCTTCGCGAAGGTTTAAAACTGATGAAAACCGGTGAAACCGTTACGTTTTTATTTCCGTCGCAAAAGGCTTATGGTTACTACGGCGACGAAAACCGCATTGGCAGCAACACCCCTTTAATTTGTGAAGTTACCGTAAACTCCATCACCCCTAATGAAACGAATTAA
- a CDS encoding peptidylprolyl isomerase, with protein sequence MKRINMAQPHLFGKVLLFTLLIQFTGCKAPYPELEDGMYAEFITNKGIMVAKLEQEKTPTTVANFVSLAEGSNTLVADSLKKKNFYDGLIFHRVIPDFMIQGGDPSGDGSGNPGYRFNDEFHPDLKHDKKGVLAMANSGFGTNGSQFYITHKATPWLDAYDEEGFLKNCEDRRVSCHTVFGEVVLGLEVVDSIEQNDTIQHIKIIRKGKMAKKFDAPEIFKNHFVEAERLEKEKAAKAEAIIKTSKEKFNAQQSEATTMDSGLQYYISEKGTGEKLPEDAEVLVHYAVYFENGKLLETSKLETAEALDAVNPKRKAMDRYQPITANIGPNAGMIPGFKEGLQQLNVGDKATLFIPYHLAYGESGTRGIPEKSNLIFEVEIIELLK encoded by the coding sequence ATGAAACGAATTAACATGGCACAACCCCATCTTTTTGGCAAAGTTTTACTGTTTACTTTATTGATTCAATTTACCGGCTGCAAAGCTCCGTATCCTGAATTGGAAGATGGCATGTATGCCGAATTCATTACCAACAAAGGCATTATGGTGGCCAAGTTGGAACAGGAAAAAACCCCCACAACCGTGGCTAACTTTGTGTCGTTGGCCGAAGGCTCGAACACCTTGGTTGCCGACTCCCTTAAAAAGAAGAATTTTTACGACGGACTGATATTCCACCGTGTTATCCCCGATTTTATGATTCAGGGCGGTGACCCCAGCGGCGACGGTTCTGGCAATCCGGGTTACCGATTTAACGATGAGTTCCACCCCGATTTAAAACACGACAAAAAAGGTGTTTTGGCCATGGCCAATTCCGGCTTTGGCACCAATGGCAGTCAATTTTACATTACCCACAAAGCCACCCCTTGGTTGGATGCGTACGACGAAGAAGGCTTCCTGAAAAACTGTGAAGACCGCCGTGTAAGCTGCCATACCGTTTTTGGAGAAGTGGTACTCGGGCTGGAAGTGGTCGACTCGATTGAGCAAAACGACACCATCCAGCACATTAAAATTATCCGTAAAGGGAAAATGGCCAAAAAATTTGATGCTCCTGAAATATTCAAAAACCATTTTGTAGAAGCCGAGCGTTTGGAAAAAGAAAAAGCGGCCAAGGCTGAAGCCATCATTAAGACTTCCAAAGAAAAATTTAACGCACAGCAGTCCGAAGCCACAACCATGGATTCCGGATTGCAATATTATATTTCCGAAAAAGGAACAGGTGAAAAACTTCCCGAAGATGCTGAAGTTTTGGTGCACTACGCCGTTTATTTTGAAAATGGAAAGCTTTTGGAAACCAGCAAGCTCGAAACGGCAGAAGCTCTCGATGCTGTGAACCCCAAACGCAAAGCTATGGACCGCTACCAACCCATTACCGCCAACATTGGCCCAAATGCGGGAATGATTCCCGGGTTTAAGGAAGGCTTACAACAACTCAACGTTGGCGATAAAGCCACCTTATTTATTCCGTACCATTTGGCCTATGGCGAATCGGGCACCCGCGGTATCCCCGAAAAATCTAACCTTATTTTTGAAGTGGAAATAATAGAACTTCTTAAATAA
- a CDS encoding cold shock domain-containing protein, producing MSKGTVKFFNDSKGYGFIVEEDNNKEHFVHISGLIDEIREGDLVEFDLQEGRKGLNAVNVKVV from the coding sequence ATGAGTAAAGGTACCGTAAAATTCTTCAACGATTCTAAAGGATATGGATTCATCGTTGAGGAGGACAACAACAAAGAACATTTCGTTCACATTTCAGGACTAATCGATGAAATTCGTGAAGGTGATCTAGTGGAATTCGATCTACAAGAAGGTAGAAAAGGATTAAACGCCGTAAACGTAAAAGTAGTCTAA
- a CDS encoding mutarotase, translated as MNLNEHYQNLYKNSIEKIKNDNYAIDELIHSPNDNRFGITLLIRPPQEVKHCIQRFLNELRTIAPNQYYYPDSDIHITVMSIISCYDGFDLNGIDISKYVDIIKKSIADTPKIEIQFKGLTASPSCIMVQGFMTNDALNTIRDNLRFHFKNSDLQQSLDQRYAIQTAHATIVRFSDKIVNKTAFLSTVEAFKNCNFGTFKVDQLELVFNDWYQKEQHVKTLYRFNL; from the coding sequence ATGAACCTCAACGAACACTACCAAAACCTTTATAAAAACTCGATTGAAAAAATTAAAAACGATAATTATGCCATTGACGAACTCATCCATTCGCCAAACGACAACCGCTTTGGCATTACGCTTTTAATTCGTCCGCCGCAGGAAGTAAAACATTGCATCCAAAGGTTTTTAAACGAGTTGCGTACCATTGCTCCCAATCAATACTATTATCCCGATTCTGATATTCATATTACGGTGATGTCCATCATTTCCTGTTATGATGGTTTTGATTTGAACGGTATCGATATTTCAAAATATGTAGACATCATCAAAAAGAGTATTGCCGACACACCCAAAATTGAAATTCAATTTAAAGGTTTAACGGCATCGCCATCGTGTATTATGGTGCAGGGATTTATGACGAACGATGCCTTAAACACCATCCGCGATAATTTAAGATTCCATTTTAAAAATTCAGATTTACAGCAAAGCCTCGACCAACGCTACGCCATACAGACGGCCCACGCCACTATTGTGCGTTTTAGCGACAAAATTGTTAACAAAACAGCGTTTTTAAGCACGGTTGAAGCTTTCAAAAATTGTAATTTTGGCACGTTCAAAGTCGACCAACTCGAATTGGTATTTAACGATTGGTACCAAAAAGAACAGCACGTAAAAACACTGTACCGTTTCAATTTATAA
- a CDS encoding DNA replication/repair protein RecF — protein sequence MILKSLSLLNYKNFDSKSFVFNDKINCIVGNNGIGKTNVLDAIYHLSFGKSYFNPIALQNIKHDEDFFVINGDYEKEDKTEKVAISLKRGQKKVIKRNGKAYDKFSEHIGFLPLVIISPADRDLIIEGSSTRRKFIDSVISQSDKNYLNQLINYNKVLAQRNALLKYFALNHTFNKDTLEVYNNQLTEYGTIIFEKRDGFLKEFIPIFKSRYQAISNGNEVVDLEYHSPLFEGDLNALLMQSINKDKALQYTSVGIHKDDLNFNIEGHPIKKFGSQGQQKSFLIALKLAQFDFIKAQSGVNPILLLDDIFDKLDENRVAQIIKLVDDENFGQLFISDTHADRTENAVKQVHQSYEVFKL from the coding sequence ATGATTTTAAAATCGCTTTCCCTTTTAAACTATAAAAATTTCGATAGTAAATCGTTTGTTTTCAACGACAAAATAAACTGTATTGTGGGTAATAACGGCATCGGAAAAACCAATGTGCTCGATGCCATTTACCATTTGTCCTTCGGAAAAAGCTACTTCAACCCTATTGCGTTGCAAAATATTAAACACGATGAAGATTTTTTTGTGATCAATGGCGATTATGAAAAGGAAGATAAAACCGAAAAAGTGGCCATTAGTTTAAAACGCGGGCAAAAAAAAGTGATTAAGCGCAACGGAAAGGCTTACGACAAGTTCAGTGAACACATCGGTTTTTTGCCGCTGGTGATTATTTCGCCCGCCGACCGCGATTTAATTATTGAAGGCAGCAGCACCCGCCGAAAGTTTATTGATAGCGTGATTTCGCAAAGCGACAAAAACTACCTGAACCAGCTTATCAATTACAACAAAGTACTGGCGCAACGCAATGCCCTTTTAAAATATTTTGCACTAAACCACACGTTTAACAAAGATACTTTAGAGGTTTACAACAACCAACTTACCGAGTACGGCACCATTATTTTTGAAAAACGCGACGGGTTTTTAAAGGAGTTCATCCCCATTTTTAAATCGCGATACCAAGCCATTAGCAACGGCAATGAAGTGGTGGATTTGGAATACCATAGCCCGCTGTTTGAAGGCGACCTAAACGCGCTTTTAATGCAGTCCATCAACAAAGACAAAGCTTTGCAGTACACCAGTGTGGGCATACACAAAGACGATTTAAACTTTAATATTGAAGGCCACCCCATTAAAAAATTTGGAAGCCAAGGGCAGCAAAAGTCGTTTTTAATTGCTTTAAAACTGGCTCAATTCGATTTTATAAAAGCGCAAAGCGGCGTGAACCCCATTTTACTGTTGGATGATATTTTTGACAAACTGGACGAAAACCGTGTGGCACAGATTATAAAATTGGTGGACGATGAAAATTTCGGACAGTTATTCATTAGCGACACCCACGCCGACCGTACCGAAAACGCCGTAAAACAAGTGCATCAAAGTTATGAGGTTTTTAAGTTGTAA
- a CDS encoding riboflavin synthase subunit beta, giving the protein MGLLKLRKNKKFSYTPRYYDDKGEGSPYEIKHKFDEYRKTVGGNKGIKAKFNDAWEDYKNPDRQANRRILIIVTILILVFLFIIDFDLSIFLPK; this is encoded by the coding sequence ATGGGACTTTTAAAACTTCGGAAAAACAAAAAATTCAGCTACACGCCGCGTTACTACGACGATAAAGGTGAGGGTAGCCCGTATGAAATAAAACATAAATTTGATGAATATCGAAAAACGGTTGGTGGAAATAAAGGTATTAAAGCAAAATTCAATGATGCTTGGGAAGATTATAAAAACCCCGACAGGCAAGCTAACAGGCGCATTTTAATTATTGTAACGATTTTGATTTTGGTATTTTTGTTCATCATCGATTTCGATTTATCTATTTTCTTACCCAAATAA
- a CDS encoding tetratricopeptide repeat protein, protein MATYKKKGYKPKTKVEKEENIEEGSTTAEVFNTLDETASKTEDFVAKNQKYIFIIIGVVALVVLGSLGYKEFIEKPKQANAMNDMFQAQKYFDQAVSGAATAKDSLYNLALNGGEGKFGMLDIIEEYSGTASANLATYYAGTAYLRLKDYKNAVEYLSEFKSDDEILAPLAKGNIGDAFVQLNQAEDALGYYEQAAEMRDNEYTTPMYLFKAGTIALDLGQADKALKYFKRIKDDYSNSTEASKVEVFIGKAQVLANK, encoded by the coding sequence ATGGCAACTTACAAGAAGAAAGGTTACAAACCAAAAACAAAAGTAGAGAAAGAAGAGAACATTGAAGAAGGGTCAACAACTGCTGAAGTTTTTAACACGCTTGATGAAACTGCATCGAAGACGGAGGATTTTGTAGCCAAAAACCAAAAATATATTTTTATCATTATTGGCGTTGTGGCCTTAGTGGTTTTGGGCTCTTTAGGGTATAAAGAATTTATTGAAAAACCTAAGCAGGCCAATGCGATGAACGATATGTTCCAAGCGCAAAAGTATTTTGATCAAGCGGTTTCTGGTGCTGCTACAGCAAAAGATTCGTTGTACAACCTAGCTTTGAACGGTGGTGAAGGTAAATTCGGTATGCTCGATATTATCGAGGAATACAGCGGAACCGCATCAGCAAACTTAGCGACTTATTATGCAGGTACGGCTTATTTACGTTTGAAGGATTACAAAAACGCCGTAGAATACTTAAGTGAATTTAAAAGTGACGACGAAATTTTAGCGCCATTGGCTAAAGGAAACATTGGTGATGCTTTCGTGCAACTAAACCAGGCAGAAGATGCCTTAGGTTATTACGAGCAAGCTGCCGAAATGCGCGACAACGAATACACAACACCAATGTACCTTTTCAAGGCAGGAACCATTGCTTTAGATTTAGGGCAGGCCGATAAAGCGTTGAAATATTTCAAAAGAATAAAAGACGATTATTCGAATTCTACCGAAGCTTCAAAAGTAGAAGTGTTTATAGGAAAAGCCCAAGTGTTGGCAAACAAATAA
- a CDS encoding helix-turn-helix transcriptional regulator: MGEQINHFKFSASNEAALASQISKLVQSCNGLDHLNIAIYSLEKGVFVFGTPTLEKIMGTDVSYIFNNNWNYWFSLIKKDERNTIKNRIKSFLSAPFFDPAFSLKYHLINKTGTSVFLKHDIVLHRMGDDTWMVNYFFDLSAKEQFEACLKQLEHNNDAEKRGSAGLISPREKEVLKLVADGFSSKQIADRLFISSHTAITHRKNLIEKFNVKNTAQLIKRAYQNVELW, translated from the coding sequence ATGGGTGAGCAAATCAATCATTTTAAATTTTCAGCTTCTAATGAGGCGGCTTTAGCCAGTCAAATTTCAAAGTTAGTCCAATCCTGCAATGGGTTAGATCATTTAAACATAGCTATTTATTCTTTAGAAAAAGGTGTTTTTGTCTTCGGAACGCCAACACTAGAAAAAATAATGGGCACAGATGTTTCATATATTTTTAATAACAATTGGAATTACTGGTTCAGTTTGATAAAGAAAGACGAAAGAAACACCATTAAAAACAGAATAAAATCATTTTTATCGGCTCCTTTTTTTGATCCTGCGTTTTCCTTAAAATATCATTTGATTAACAAAACAGGCACCTCGGTTTTTCTAAAGCACGACATAGTGTTGCACAGAATGGGCGACGACACTTGGATGGTGAACTATTTTTTCGATTTATCGGCCAAAGAGCAATTTGAAGCCTGTTTAAAACAGTTGGAACACAACAACGATGCTGAAAAGCGCGGCAGTGCTGGATTAATTTCGCCTCGAGAGAAGGAAGTGCTAAAACTGGTGGCTGATGGCTTTTCGTCAAAACAAATTGCCGACCGACTTTTTATAAGTAGCCATACCGCAATTACACACCGTAAAAACCTCATTGAAAAATTCAACGTAAAAAATACGGCACAACTGATAAAAAGGGCGTACCAAAACGTTGAGCTTTGGTAA